The genomic window GGTGTGCGCGGACAAGACCGGCACACTCACCGAGAACGGCATGCGGGTCTCCGATATCAAGACGCTGGATTCCTTCGAGGACAACGAGGTTCGGCAGGCGCTCGCCGCGTTGGCGGCCGACGATCCACGGCCGAACGCGAGCGTGCAGGCGATCGCGGAGGCGCTGCCGGACGGTCCCGGCTGGCAGCGGACCGCTGTCGCGCCGTTCTCCTCGGCCAAGAAGTGGAGCGGGTGCTCCTACGGCGAGCACGGCGACTGGCTGCTCGGCGCGCCCGACGTGCTGCTCGACGCGCACTCCGACGACGCAAGGATGGCAGAGGAACTCGGCTCATCGGGCCTGCGCATCCTGTTGCTCGCTCGCAGCGACCGGCCGGTCGACGCCGCGGACGCGCCGGGCACCGTCCGGCCCGCCGCGCTGGTCGTGCTCGAGCAACGCGTCCGGCCGGACGCCAAGGAGACCCTCGAATACTTTGCCAGTCAGCATGTTTCGATCAAGGTGATCTCCGGCGACAATGCCGTCTCGGTGGGCGCGGTAGCGTCCTCGCTCGACCTCACCGGCGGCGACCACGCGGTCGACGCGCGGGGATTGCCCGAGGACCGCGAGCAACTCGCCGACGTGCTCGACCACGAGACCACCTTCGGCCGGGTGCGCCCGGACCAGAAGCGGGCCATGGTGGCCGCACTGCAATCGCGCGGCCACACCGTCGCGATGACCGGCGACGGCGTGAACGATGTGCTCGCGCTCAAGGATGCCGACATCGGCGTGGCGATGGGCGCGGGCAGCCCGGCCACCCGCGCGGTGGCGCAGATCGTGTTGCTGGACAACAAATTCGCCACCCTGCCGTATGTGGTGGGCGAGGGCCGCCGGGTCATCGGCAATATCGAGCGGGTCTCGAATCTGTTCCTCACCAAGACCGTCTACTCGGTGCTGCTCGCCTTCCTGGTCGGTATCGCGGGCGTCGGTTCGCAGATCTTCGGTTACGACCCGATCGGGTATCCGTTCCTGCCGCGGCACGTCACGATCGCCGCCTGGTTCACCATCGGCATCCCGGCGTTCATCCTCTCGCTCGCCCCCAACAACGAGCGCGCGCGTAGCGGATTCGTCCGGCGCGTCATGCGTTTGGCCATCCCGTCCGGTGTGGTGATCGGTATCGCCACCTTCGTGGCCTACCTGATCGCCTATGCCGGTCCCGAGGCGAGCGCGCAGCAGAAGGAGCAGGCGGGCACCACCGCGTTGATCACCTTGATCATGATCGCCGTGTGGGTGCTGGCCATCGTGGCGCGGCCGTACGTGTGGTGGAAGGTCGTGCTGATCGCGACGTCCGTCGCCGCCTACCTGCTGTTGTTTACCGTCCCGTTCACTAGGGAATTCTTCAAGCTGGACCCCTCCAACGTGGCGCTTACCACCGCTGCGGTGATCTGTGGCGCCATCGGCATCGTGCTCGTCGAGGTCGCCTGGTGGATCAGCGCGTCGCTGCTCGGCGAGAAGGGGCAGCTGTTCCCGACGCCGGCGGGTGGCGCCGACGACGAACTGGACACCTGACCCGGCGCGCCGCGAGAAGCCTTGTGCGAAGCGATCATTCAGTGTTGGAGTACCTTCTCCGAATATGGAGGTACTGCTGCACCAGATCGACGCGTTTGCCGACGCACCGTTCTCGGGCAACCCGGCCGCGGTGATGCCGCTCCCGTCGTGGCTCCCGGATTCGTTGCTGCAACACCTGGCCGAGGAGAACAATCTGGCCGAAACCGCCTTCTACACCGCGGAATTACCGCCGGAGGCGGGTGCGCCGCCGGGAGACTGGCCCGCCTTCCACCTCCGCTGGTTCACTCCTCTGGTCGAGGTCGACATGTGCGGGCACGCCACGCTGGCCAGTGCCGCACAGATTTTGGAGGACATGCACCCCGGCGCGGACCGAGTGAGCTTCTTCACACGCAGCGGTTGGTTACACGTCGACCGCACCGACGACGACGAATTCGTGCTCGATCTGCCCGCGGTGCCCGCTACCGCGGTGGAACCCGACATCACGCTGGTTGCCGCGCTCGGCGTGCGCCCCGTGCGGGCATACACCGGTACCGACGAGGTCATCGTGGTGGCCACCGAGCAGGAAGTCCGCGACACCGCGCCGATTTTCACCGCGTTCCCCCCGGTGGCCCGCGGCGTCATCGTCACGGCGCGCGGCGAGACCGCCGACTTCGTCTCCCGCTTCTTCGCCCCCGGCGTGGGAGTCATGGAGGACCCGGTCACCGGATCGGCGCACGCCCAACTGGTTCCGCTCTGGGCCGACGAACTCGGCCGTACCGAACTCACCGCCCGCCAGCTGTCCCGGCGGGGCGGCAGCCTGCGCTGCGAGCTCGCTGGTGACCGCGTGCTGCTCGTGGGCCGCTGCCGCCGTTATCTGGACGGCGTTGTGCGCCTTCCGGATTGACCCGGGCCATCGCGACTCGCGCGTGCTGTCACAAAGTCTCGCGCGCCGAGTCGCGCTTTGTCACCGCGCCGCAACGAACCACCTACGCGGCGTGGTGATCTCAGGCCTTCGCCGGGATGAAGCGGGGTTGAATCATCCCGGCGAAGGTCTGTCCCTCCGGGGCCGCAACGACGGGCGGTGCGTGGCACATGGCCGGGGCAAATGTCGAGCAGGGCTCTCGATGGTGTCCACTCGTGCCCGCGCGTCCAGGATTCGAGGGTTACTGGTCGGGGATGGGGCCGTCGTCCGGGCCGGGGAGGACGACGTCGTGTTGGTCTGGCGGAAGGGGGACTACGGCGAAGCGGCCCGCCACGGCGTCGGCGGGGAGGGCTTCTACCGCGCGGATGCCGGACTGGGCGGCGAGGTTTCGGAGGCCGGTGAGCGGGCCTCGGAGTACCAGGCCGACGGTGCAGGCGCAGCCGGAGCGGAGGCGGGCGGCGGTGAGGGCGGCGATGCGGGCGGAGCGATCGTCGGGGGTGGTGCGGGGGAGTGACCATGCGGCCGATTCCGCGGAGGCGATCGCGGCGGCGTCGCCCGCGGGGACCGGGACGGCGATCAAGGGGGTTTGCACGCGGGGGATCGAAACCTGGTAGAGCACTTGGGATATCCGCATGCCACCGCTGTGTGGCGGGATGTGTTCCGGCGCAAGGGGTTCGGTGAACGAAACGAGGGCCCAATGGTCGGCGGTGTCCGTGCCGTTCAGTGAATTCTTGGCTCGCGCAAGGTAATCCGAGACCTGCTCGCCGCGCTCCGGACCGAGTCGATCGGTGAAGACACCCGCCTTGCGCGGCGGGTTCAGCACGCCGAGCAGCACGATGAAGACAACCAGCGCGACGGCCGCCGCCACGAGGGCGAGCGGCCCCCGCGACAGCGCCCGCCGGTCAGGCATTGCGCAGGACGTCCAGTGCGTGCTTCAGGTCGTCCGGGTATTCGCTGGTGATCTCCAGCCAGCGGCCGTCCGCGGGATGGTTGAAGCCGAGCGAACGGGCATGCAGCCATTGCCTTTCCAGCCCGAGTCGGTCGGCCAGACGCGGGTCGGCGCCGTAGGTGAGGTCGCCACAGCATGGGTGCCGGATCGCGGAGAAGTGCACCCGGATCTGGTGCGTGCGGCCGGTTTCCAGATGAATATCCAGCAGGCTCGCCGCCTGGAACGCCTCGACGGTGTCGTAGTGCGTGATGCTCGGTCGCCCGTCCGCGGTGACCGCGAACTTCCAGTCGTTGCCGCGGGCCCGCCCGATCGGGGCATCGATGGTGCCGCTGCTCGGATCCGGATGTCCTTGCACCAGTGCGTGATACCGCTTGTCCACGGTGCGCTGCTTGAACGCGCGCTTGAGCACCGTGTACGCGTGCTCGGACTGCGCGACCACCATCACCCCGGAGGTCCCCACGTCGAGCCGGTGCACGATGCCCTGCCGTTCGTGCGCGCCGGAGGTGGAGATCCGGTACCCGGCCGCGGCCAGTCCGCCGATCACGGTCGGACCGGTCCAGCCGACGCCGGTGTGCGCCGCGACGCCGACCGGCTTGTCCACCGCGACGATGTCGTCGTCGGCGTAGAGGATCCGCATCCCCTCGACCGGTGCGACCTCGATGGACAGTTCCCGCTTCGGCTCCGGGAAGATCACCTCGAGCCAGGCGCCCGCGGCCAGCCGATCGGATTTGCCCGCCGCGACGCCGTCGAGCTGCACGGCGCCTTCCTCGGCGAGGGCGGCGACGGCGGTGCGGGACAGGCCGAGCAGCCGCGACAGGCCCGCGTCGACCCGCATGCCGTCGAGCCCGTCGGGAACGGGCATGGTTCGTGTTTCCCTCATGCCGCGTTCCCTTCGCTGGTGGACTTCTTGCTGGTGGTCTCGGCCGCAGCGTCGGTGCCCGCCGGCTCGCCACGCCCGGTGCGGGTCCCGTTCGGCTCGAAGCCGAACAGGGTCAACACCACCAGCAGGATCGCGCCGCAGACGATCGACGAGTCCGCCACGTTGAACACCGGCCACCAGCCGATCGCGATGAAGTCGACCACGTGCCCCTGCAACGGTCCCGGCGCGCGGAACATGCGGTCCACCAAGTTGCCGAGCGCGCCGCCGAGCACCATGCCGAGCCCGATGGCCCACCACAGCGACCGCAGCGTGCGCCCGATGCGCACCACGCCGATCACCACGGCCGTCGCGACCAGTGTCAGCAGCCAGGTCATGCCGGTCGCCATCGAGAAGGCGGCACCGGGATTGCGCACCAGGCTCAGCCGGGCGAAGTCGCCGATGATCGATACCGGCTGGCCCGGTTTCAGGTTCGCCACGATGATGCTCTTGGTGAGCAGGTCGAGTCCGAGCAGGATTACCGCGATGACGAGTAAGGTCCGCAGCCGCTGGGGCGGAGTCGCTGGGTTCGCCTCCTCGGCGGTGTTTGCTGGGTTCTCCTCGGGCGGCGGGGCATCACTCACACGCACCATCATCTCTCGAGCTACGCGACACCTTGTGCGGTGGTCACCCGCAAGTCCCAGCTGACACTCAGGAACCGGTCGTACTCTGTTGCTCGTGACGGTGTTGTCTTCCCACCACATCCCCAGGTTCGCGCGCTCGGGTGTGTTGCTCTTAGTGCTCGCGGTCGGGCTGACCGCGTTCGGAACCGGTTGCAGCGACGGCGCCGAGTCGCGTTCGGAGTCCGACAGCACCGAGCCGCTCGGCATCGGCAAGGGGGTGACCGTGCCGATCCCGGCCGCGATCACCACCGTCGTCTCGCCGGGCGCCGAGCCGCGCTCGCTGCTGCGCCCCGACTATCCGGCGGGCACCGTGCAGCAAGTGACGTTGCATACCTCGCATCGCATCGAGCAGCAGATCAACGATCAGCCCGCGCGCGACTTCTCCGCGCCCGACCTGTCGATCCCGATGACCGCGCACACCGACGCGGACGGCATCGATCTCACGCTCGGCACCGTCACCACCCCGGACCCGTCGCTGGCCAAGGCGTTCACCAAGACCGGTGGTTCGCATGCCGGGTTCGATCTGAGCGACCTCGGCGCCATCACCGCGCTGCGGCTCGAACCTGCCCCTGACACCTCCAACCCGGCAAGGGCCGCGCTGGAACAGGCCTTCTATCAGGCGGTCTACCGCTCGATCGCATTCCCCGACCAGCCGGTCGGCGAGGGCGCGGTGTGGACGGTGCGCCAGGAAGTCAGCGGCGGGGTCACCCTCGAGCAGATCACCACGGCGACGCTGACCAAACGCGACGGTGACCGGCTGACCATCGAATTGGACGTCACGCAGCAGCCGAAGTCCACGGTGTGGAACCTGCCCAACAACGCGGGCAAGCTCGACATCAAGGATTACGTCATGCAGGGCACCGGCACCATCACCGTCGATCTCGGCCTGCCGCTGCCGGTCTCCGGGACCATCACGGTCGGCGGACATCAGGGCTATCACGATCCGCGCAGCTCGAGCGTGCTGCAGCAGACGATCGACACGCAGGTGTCGTGGACGGAGTGACCCGCGGCCGCGGCCTCTTGCTGGCCGTCGTGACCGCCGCGTTCGCCGCGGCATGCGGATCATCGGAATCAGCGGCCCCCGACTCGGCGGAGTTGCCGCCGCTCGGTCCGGTCACGGCCGCGGCGCCGGTGACCGGGACACCGACCGCCGACGCCGCTCGGTTGCGCGAGCAACTGCTGACGACGGCGAACCTGCCGCCGAACTTCACCGCGCTACCCACCCGCGCCGACGCGCCCGCGGGTGTCAAGCAGACAGCGCCGACCGATCCGGCGGAATGCGCGACAGTGCTGACACCGCTGGGCGCGCAGCGGTCCGGCGCGCTGGCCACGGCCGCCGTTCAGTACGCGGGTCCGAGTTTCTCCAGCATCGACATCGATGCGGCGAGTTTCCCGAATGACGCGGTGGCGTCCGCGTTTTCGGACGTGCAGGCGACATTGCGCCGCTGCACCCACTATTCCGGCGCCGACGCCACCGATATTCCGATCGACTACCGCGTCTGTGGCTTCGCGCCGCCGCAAGCCGGGGACGCGGTCACCGCGTTCGAGGTGCGCGCCACCAGTGATGGGCTGACGCTGCATTCCTCGGTCGCGATCGTGCAGGTCGGCAGCACGCTGGCACAGGTGGCGGTGACCGCACCGGAACCGGTCGATGCCAGGGTGCTCAGCGATCTCACCGCCGCGCAGGTGCGTCGGTTGCACGGTGTTTCGGGGCCTTGATCAGGGTGGATTCGCCGTGCTCTGCCATTCGGCCGGGCTACGCTCGACAACGTCCGACACATCGCCTCGACGGAGGTTCCTCATGTCTGATGTCAAGCCCGTTCCCGACGGGTATCCGGTGGTGTCACCGGGACTCGCGATCGACGGCGCCGCGGCCGCGATCGATTTCTACAAGCACGTGTTCGGCGCATCGGAGCGGATGCGCATGCCGGGGCCGGACGGCAAGGTCGCGCACTGCGAGTTGATGTTCGGAAATTCGCTGGTCATGGTCGGCGACCCGTCCGAGGAGATGGATTTCCTCGACCCGAAGCGGTTCGGTGGCACTCCGGTCAACCTGTACGTGTACGTCGAGGACGCGGATGCCGCGTTTTCCGCCGCACTCACCGCGGGGGCCAGGGAACTCACCCCGATGACCACGCAGTTCTACGGCGACCGCAGCGGCGCCTTCGAGGACCCGTGGGGTCATCGCTGGACCGTGGCCACCCACATCGAGGATGTCCCGCCGGACGAGATGGATCGGCGGATGGCGGAACTGTTCGGCTAGCCTGCCAGCACCGAATCACCCACGACCCGAACAGCTTTCGGGGGCAGCGGCTTGGCCGCCGGGCCGTTCGAGACCGCACCGTCCAGGCCGAACCTGCTGCCGTGGCAGGGACAGTTGATGGTGCCGTCGGACACCGAGGTCACCTTGCAACCGGCATGCGTACAGACCGCGGACAGGCCGACGAAAGTGCCTGCGTGCGGCTGGGTCACCACGGTGTCGCCGACGATCACCCCGCCGCCGACGGGAATATCGGCGGTCTTGGCGAGCGCTTTGCCGCCGGTCTGGTCCGCTGTCGCCGATTTCCCGTCCGGCGTGGGAGTCGGTGGGGCAGTGGACTTCTCCTTGCCGTCGGTGGTGCATGCGGTCAGCGTCGCCGCCGCGACAACGGCGCCAGCGCCTGCCGCGACCACACCGCGGCGGGTGAGAACCGATTCGTCGTGCGTCATGGGGTCTCCTCGATGTGCGGCCGTCGACATACCGGCCGAAGCGATCCCCGAACTCCACGCTGCGCCGGTACCGCTCCTTGCATTGTCAAACGAGGCAGCGCGGCCAACGGTTCGAACCGACATGCACGACACCCGCGAATCGGCGTGTCGACGCACGAATTGCGCGCGCGAACAATGGGGTGGACGAGCGCGCACACTCTCCGCTAGCGTCTGGCTCATGTCCAGTCCCGAGGCGTCCAGACACTAGCCACCGGTTCTTCGGTGGCTACCTGTGATCCCACTCGCGCCGCCGAATCACCGTCGCACGGACTGTCTTTCCGCGATTCCCGCTATGCCGGTCTCGCGTTCCGCTATGCGATTACCTCCGCACGCCCCGCCTGGACCCGCTGCGTCAGCAGCCGGTGCCCGGCCGTCGCGGCGTGCCTGTGATCGCACACCACTGCGACCGTGGAGTTCTGCTCATGCCTTTCGTCATCTACGTCCTGGGACTGGCGGTATTCGCCCAGGGAACGTCCGAATTCATGCTGTCCGGCCTGGTGCCCGACATCGCCGCCGAACTGAATGCCTCCGTCCCCGCCGCAGGGGCGTTGACCTCGGCTTTCGCCGTGGGGATGAGCGTCGGGGCGCCGCTGATGGCGGTGCTGTCCCTGCGCTGGCCGCGGCGCCGGGCACTGCTCGTCTTCCTGCTCGCGTTTCTGATCGTGCACGTCGTCGGCGCGGTCAGCACCAGCTTCGCCGTGCTCGTCACGACCAGAGTCCTCGGCGCGCTGGCCAACGCCGGCTTCCTCGCCGTCGGCCTGGCGACGGCGACCAGCATGGTCGAGCCGAACGCGAAGGGGCGGGCCACCTCGGTGCTGTTGAGCGGCATCACGCTCGCCTGTGTCGCCGGGGTGCCCGCGGGTGCCGTGCTCGGCCAGGCGTTCGGGTGGCGTTCGGCGTTCTGGGCGGTGGCCGTCGTCTCCGCACCGGCCGCCTACGCCATCCTCCGATCGGTGCCGAACACCGTCCCGGCCAGCGGCACCACGGCTGCTCCCGGCGCCCGCCGGGAAGCACGCGTCCTGCGCCGTCCTCGACTGCTGGTCCTGCTGCTCTGCGGGGCACTGGTCAATGCGGGCACCTTCTGCACGTTCATCTATCTGGCGCCACTCGTGACCGAGGTCAGTGGACTCACCCAGGCGTGGGTACCGGCCGCGCTGGCGCTGTTCGGGCTCGGGTCGTTCGCCGGTGTGACCGTCGGCGGTCGGCTGGCGGATTCGCGGCCGCTGCGGCTGCTGATTCCCGGCGGCATCGTGCTGCTCGCCGGGTGGCTGCTCGGTACGGTAGCCGCGGGCAGCGCGATGGTGGCGCTCCCGCTGGTGTTCGTGCAGGGAGCGCTGTCGTTCGCGGTCGGATCGACGTTGATCGCGCAGGTGCTGTACGCGGCGACCGAGGCGCCGTCGCTGGGTGGTGCCTTCGCGACCGCCGCGCTGAATGTGGGCGCGGCGGTCGGCCCCGCCCTCGGCGGCCTGGCGATCGGCGCCGGATTCGGCTTCCGCTCTCCGCTGGGGGTCAGCGCGGTGCTGGTGGCGGCGGCATTCGTCGCGGCAGGCGCGGCCGAGGTGGTACGTCGGATCAGGTCGACCCCCGCCGACGAGGTGCTGATCTCCCGTTGACTACGCCGAGGCAGTGGTACCCGCTGACGCGGCCGCCAGCGTATGGGCTTCGAGCACGGACATTTTCGATCCCGCGGTATGTGCCGAGTCGAAGACGGTGTCGCCGAGTGCCGCCCGGACAGCCGCGGTCGGGCGGTCGATGTCCGGGCGTTCCGCGGGCAGCAAGGGCATGCCATTGGCTTCGCGGACCGCCTCCGCCGCACCGAGCAGCCGTGCGGCGGTGTCGAATTCGTCGAGCGCCGCGGCGGCCGCGGCAAGTCCGGCCAGGGCGAAGGCGGTATCGCGCGGTGCTTCGATGCGCATGGCTCCGTCGAGGGCGGTCAGGTGCATGGCGAAGGCGGCGGCGGGTTCGGCGCGTTGTTCGAGGAGGTAGCCGAGTTCGACCTGGACCATGGGGAGGAACAGCGGGGTTTCCTCGGCGTCGGGCCCGGCGAAGGCCAGCAGTTCGCGCAGGATATGTTCGGCGACATCGGGATTGCCGGTGCGGCGGGCGGTGAAGGCGAGGACGACCGAGGCGAACAAGCGGGCGGGACCGTAGCCGTGTTCGGCGGCGACCTGCATGGCCTGTTCGCCGAGGGACTGGGCGCGATCGAACTCGGTGTGCTGCATGGCGATCCAGCCGAGCCAGCACAGGTGGGTGCACACCTGGCCCCACAGCTCCAGTTCCCGCGCCAAACCCAATGCCTCGGCGTGGATGTCGGCGGCGCCGGACAGGTCGCCGACCAATTCGGCGAGGCCGCCGAGCCATTCGGCGGCTTGCAGCCTGCCCCAGCGGTCGTCGATCTCGGCGAACAGCCGCGCGGCAGCGCGAGCGTGCTGCTCGAGCGCCACCAGATCGACCCGGCTGTGTGAGGCCTTCGCTAAGGCGACGTGTCCGAGCGCGACACCCCAGCGATCGCCGAGCCGCTCGCACACCGGAAGTGCCCGGCGCACCAGGGCTTCCAGCTCTGGCAGGTCGCCCGACTCCAATGCGGAGAAGGCGAGGAACAGCTCGGCGCGCGCCCGCCCAGCCGGATCATCGACGGTGTTGTACAGCGCCGAGACCTCGCTGCGCCTGGCCGCGCCGTCGGTGAATTCGCCCTGTTGGAACGTGAACCCGAGTCGCCAGGCGAAGGCGGGCGCGCGCCGCAGCGCCGAACCACCCAGTGCCAGCGCGGCATCGAACCAGCGCCGCGCCTCGGTCAACCGCCCACGCAACAGCCAGTACCAGGCGAGTGCGTTCACCAGCCGCAATGCCTCGTCGGCGGCACCGGCTCGGACGAATCCATCCAGTGCCGCACGCAGATTCGCGGCCTCGGCATCCAGCCGACGTAACCACCGCTGCTGATCCGCCCCGTGCAATTCGGGCCCCGCCCGCTCGGCCAGCGCCAGGTAATACCGATGATGCGCCCGATACACGGCCTCGAACTCGCCCGCTTCGGCCAGCCGATCCAGACTGAACGCCGCCACCGACTCGAGCAGCCGATACCGTCGCCCCACCGCCTGCACAAGGGACCGATCCACCAGCCGCGCAACAATATCGGCGACGTTCGACGAGTCAAGCTCTGTTGTGGCGCAGACATCTTCCGCGGCCGCCAACGTGCAGCCACCCGCGTGCACCGCCAGTCTGCGCAGCACGGCCTGCTCGGTCTCGTCGAGTAGGCCCCAGCTCCAGTCGATCATCGCGGTCAGTGTCTGCTGCCGTGGTGGCGCGCCACGGTGACCGGTGGCGAGCAGCCGGAATCGGTCGTCGAGGCGGGCGACCATCTCGTGGACGCCGAGCGCGCGCACGCGGGTCGCCGCCAATTCCAGGGCAAGCGGAATGCCGTCGAGCCTGCGGCACAGGGTCGCGACCGGTTCGGCGGTGTCGGCGTCGAGGACGAAGTCGCGGGCGCTCGCGCGGGCGCGAGTGACGAAAAGCTGTACCGCGCTGGCTTGTTCGAGGACGGTGACGTCCGCGTCAGGTACCGGCACCGCCAGCGGCCGCACCGCGACGACGTCCTCACCGGGCAGCCGCAGCTGCTCCTGACTGGTGGCCAGGATGTGCAGGTTCGGTGCCGCACCGAGCAGCAATTCGGCGAGATCGGCGGCGTGCTCGACGACGTGTTCGCAGTTGTCCAGGACCAGCAGCACTTCCTGCTCGGCGAGCACCTCGCACAACAGCTCGGCCGGGTCGGTGCCGTCGG from Nocardia iowensis includes these protein-coding regions:
- the lspA gene encoding signal peptidase II, coding for MMVRVSDAPPPEENPANTAEEANPATPPQRLRTLLVIAVILLGLDLLTKSIIVANLKPGQPVSIIGDFARLSLVRNPGAAFSMATGMTWLLTLVATAVVIGVVRIGRTLRSLWWAIGLGMVLGGALGNLVDRMFRAPGPLQGHVVDFIAIGWWPVFNVADSSIVCGAILLVVLTLFGFEPNGTRTGRGEPAGTDAAAETTSKKSTSEGNAA
- a CDS encoding RluA family pseudouridine synthase; amino-acid sequence: MRETRTMPVPDGLDGMRVDAGLSRLLGLSRTAVAALAEEGAVQLDGVAAGKSDRLAAGAWLEVIFPEPKRELSIEVAPVEGMRILYADDDIVAVDKPVGVAAHTGVGWTGPTVIGGLAAAGYRISTSGAHERQGIVHRLDVGTSGVMVVAQSEHAYTVLKRAFKQRTVDKRYHALVQGHPDPSSGTIDAPIGRARGNDWKFAVTADGRPSITHYDTVEAFQAASLLDIHLETGRTHQIRVHFSAIRHPCCGDLTYGADPRLADRLGLERQWLHARSLGFNHPADGRWLEITSEYPDDLKHALDVLRNA
- a CDS encoding VOC family protein; the encoded protein is MSDVKPVPDGYPVVSPGLAIDGAAAAIDFYKHVFGASERMRMPGPDGKVAHCELMFGNSLVMVGDPSEEMDFLDPKRFGGTPVNLYVYVEDADAAFSAALTAGARELTPMTTQFYGDRSGAFEDPWGHRWTVATHIEDVPPDEMDRRMAELFG
- a CDS encoding HAD-IC family P-type ATPase, yielding MSTTVQASRATGLTTAEVEQRRRDGLSNDVPDRASRSVRDIIRANVFTRINAILGVLFILVLATGSIIDGMFGLLIVANSAVGIIQEVRAKRTLDQLAIVSQAKPTVRRDGKAVDVAPREVVLDDLIELGPGDQIVVDGEVEEASLLEIDESLLTGEADPIDKQIGDQVMSGSYVVSGGGCYRATKVGKDAYAAKLAEEASKFTLVKSELRSGIDTILKVITYLLIPAGLLSIYNQLVSSKESWRPAVTGMVAALVPMVPEGLVLMTSVAFAVGVVRLGRRKCLVQELPAIEGLARVDVVCADKTGTLTENGMRVSDIKTLDSFEDNEVRQALAALAADDPRPNASVQAIAEALPDGPGWQRTAVAPFSSAKKWSGCSYGEHGDWLLGAPDVLLDAHSDDARMAEELGSSGLRILLLARSDRPVDAADAPGTVRPAALVVLEQRVRPDAKETLEYFASQHVSIKVISGDNAVSVGAVASSLDLTGGDHAVDARGLPEDREQLADVLDHETTFGRVRPDQKRAMVAALQSRGHTVAMTGDGVNDVLALKDADIGVAMGAGSPATRAVAQIVLLDNKFATLPYVVGEGRRVIGNIERVSNLFLTKTVYSVLLAFLVGIAGVGSQIFGYDPIGYPFLPRHVTIAAWFTIGIPAFILSLAPNNERARSGFVRRVMRLAIPSGVVIGIATFVAYLIAYAGPEASAQQKEQAGTTALITLIMIAVWVLAIVARPYVWWKVVLIATSVAAYLLLFTVPFTREFFKLDPSNVALTTAAVICGAIGIVLVEVAWWISASLLGEKGQLFPTPAGGADDELDT
- a CDS encoding Cmx/CmrA family chloramphenicol efflux MFS transporter, with product MPFVIYVLGLAVFAQGTSEFMLSGLVPDIAAELNASVPAAGALTSAFAVGMSVGAPLMAVLSLRWPRRRALLVFLLAFLIVHVVGAVSTSFAVLVTTRVLGALANAGFLAVGLATATSMVEPNAKGRATSVLLSGITLACVAGVPAGAVLGQAFGWRSAFWAVAVVSAPAAYAILRSVPNTVPASGTTAAPGARREARVLRRPRLLVLLLCGALVNAGTFCTFIYLAPLVTEVSGLTQAWVPAALALFGLGSFAGVTVGGRLADSRPLRLLIPGGIVLLAGWLLGTVAAGSAMVALPLVFVQGALSFAVGSTLIAQVLYAATEAPSLGGAFATAALNVGAAVGPALGGLAIGAGFGFRSPLGVSAVLVAAAFVAAGAAEVVRRIRSTPADEVLISR
- a CDS encoding PhzF family phenazine biosynthesis protein, translating into MEVLLHQIDAFADAPFSGNPAAVMPLPSWLPDSLLQHLAEENNLAETAFYTAELPPEAGAPPGDWPAFHLRWFTPLVEVDMCGHATLASAAQILEDMHPGADRVSFFTRSGWLHVDRTDDDEFVLDLPAVPATAVEPDITLVAALGVRPVRAYTGTDEVIVVATEQEVRDTAPIFTAFPPVARGVIVTARGETADFVSRFFAPGVGVMEDPVTGSAHAQLVPLWADELGRTELTARQLSRRGGSLRCELAGDRVLLVGRCRRYLDGVVRLPD
- a CDS encoding ubiquinol-cytochrome c reductase iron-sulfur subunit; translated protein: MTHDESVLTRRGVVAAGAGAVVAAATLTACTTDGKEKSTAPPTPTPDGKSATADQTGGKALAKTADIPVGGGVIVGDTVVTQPHAGTFVGLSAVCTHAGCKVTSVSDGTINCPCHGSRFGLDGAVSNGPAAKPLPPKAVRVVGDSVLAG
- a CDS encoding BTAD domain-containing putative transcriptional regulator translates to MRFGVLGPLTVWTDSGTVVPIPGAKVRALLADLLVSAGQPVSGDRLIDDIWADDPPGNPAGTLAAKASQLRRALEDAEPGGRDLVVSPPPGYRLATTALDALRFRALVATARETTEPTDRARALTEALGLWRGPAFADFRDAAFAQPAIAQLEEQRVVAVEELAEARLSLGEYRDVASDLATVVAEHPLRERLRAAQLRALYGAGRQAEALDSYEDLRRQLADELGLDPSPELVALHRSILGQDLELAASRPETVLRRRSSNIPAQRTELIGREDDLAELRRAVGAARLVTLTGPGGVGKTRLALAAAATLTDRFPQGTWLVELAPLQPTAADGASFLVEAVSQVLGIRATDGTDPAELLCEVLAEQEVLLVLDNCEHVVEHAADLAELLLGAAPNLHILATSQEQLRLPGEDVVAVRPLAVPVPDADVTVLEQASAVQLFVTRARASARDFVLDADTAEPVATLCRRLDGIPLALELAATRVRALGVHEMVARLDDRFRLLATGHRGAPPRQQTLTAMIDWSWGLLDETEQAVLRRLAVHAGGCTLAAAEDVCATTELDSSNVADIVARLVDRSLVQAVGRRYRLLESVAAFSLDRLAEAGEFEAVYRAHHRYYLALAERAGPELHGADQQRWLRRLDAEAANLRAALDGFVRAGAADEALRLVNALAWYWLLRGRLTEARRWFDAALALGGSALRRAPAFAWRLGFTFQQGEFTDGAARRSEVSALYNTVDDPAGRARAELFLAFSALESGDLPELEALVRRALPVCERLGDRWGVALGHVALAKASHSRVDLVALEQHARAAARLFAEIDDRWGRLQAAEWLGGLAELVGDLSGAADIHAEALGLARELELWGQVCTHLCWLGWIAMQHTEFDRAQSLGEQAMQVAAEHGYGPARLFASVVLAFTARRTGNPDVAEHILRELLAFAGPDAEETPLFLPMVQVELGYLLEQRAEPAAAFAMHLTALDGAMRIEAPRDTAFALAGLAAAAAALDEFDTAARLLGAAEAVREANGMPLLPAERPDIDRPTAAVRAALGDTVFDSAHTAGSKMSVLEAHTLAAASAGTTASA